In Arachis stenosperma cultivar V10309 chromosome 1, arast.V10309.gnm1.PFL2, whole genome shotgun sequence, one DNA window encodes the following:
- the LOC130965217 gene encoding uncharacterized mitochondrial protein AtMg00810-like: protein MDDIIITGDSDEEISLVIQQLNVIFVLKNMGELHYFLEIQVTKTGAGGFMLSQEKYVKDLLKKADMEHCKPCHTPLPSSVKFSTFGGSVFHNSKLYRSIMGSLQYLTVTCPELTYCVGKVSQFMQTPLDKHWKLVKRVLKYVKDTSSFGLHLRKTSVQNIVAYSDSD from the coding sequence ATGGATGATATAATCATTACAGGTGATTCTGATGAAGAAATTTCTCTTGTAATACAGCAACTCAATGTCATATTTGTCCTAAAAAATATGGGAGAACTACATTACTTTCTTGAAATTCAGGTGACCAAGACTGGTGCTGGTGGTTTTATGCTGTCCCAAGAAAAATATGTTAAAGATTTACTCAAGAAGGCTGATATGGAACACTGCAAGCCATGCCACACACCTCTCCCATCTTCAGTCAAATTCTCTACCTTTGGGGGTTCAGTGTTTCACAATTCAAAACTCTACCGTTCAATTATGGGTAGCTTGCAGTATCTTACGGTCACATGTCCGGAATTAACATATTGTGTTGGCAAAGTCTCACAATTTATGCAAACCCCTTTGGATAAACACTGGAAATTGGTGAAAAGAGTGCTGAAATATGTGAAAGACACATCAAGTTTTGGCTTACACTTACGTAAGACGAGTGTACAAAACATTGTAGCCTATAGTGATTCGGATTGA
- the LOC130965226 gene encoding protein SHI RELATED SEQUENCE 1-like: MAGLFSLGGGGGGGGGGGGGGRGSSGNHQDQEQQHQHHSQNTEIPPPETLFWYKQNDDVSTYRGFELWNQHQLQQQQQQHHVIAHHHQARPLFHRDLYSSAVALGVGPSGASDEQSPSRSAVMAMRSAAVGEAGGAGSGTTGISCQDCGNQAKKDCPHMRCRTCCKSRGYDCQTHVKSTWVPAAKRRERQQQLAALQDHQNRDASKRPRDGGNSNNPSTSSALVCTTRLPSTGLELEQGNFPSIVNSPAEFRCVRVSPLDDVNEQYAYQTAVSIGGHLFKGILYDYGPDSENASYYGGEGSSSAIAGGQPLNLITGTDSATTATATAPGVSSAEALDVDPSSLYNPAPINTYMAGSSGTQFFPHHPRS, encoded by the exons ATGGCGGGGTTGTTCTCGTTAGGAGGcggtggtggtggaggaggaggaggaggaggaggaggaagaggtagCAGCGGAAACCACCAGGACCAGGAACAGCAACACCAGCACCACAGTCAAAACACCGAAATTCCTCCTCCAGAGACCTTATTTTGGTACAAACAAAACGACGACGTTTCAACATACCGCGGTTTCGAGCTATGGAACCAGCATCAGCTTCAGCAGCAACAGCAGCAACATCACGTGATAGCACATCACCATCAAGCCCGCCCTCTCTTCCACCGAGATCTCTACTCGTCGGCTGTTGCCCTTGGCGTGGGGCCCAGCGGCGCGTCCGATGAGCAGTCTCCGTCGAGATCGGCAGTTATGGCGATGCGGTCCGCCGCGGTGGGAGAAGCCGGAGGAGCAGGAAGCGGAACAACCGGAATAAGCTGTCAAGATTGCGGAAACCAGGCGAAGAAAGACTGCCCTCACATGAGGTGCAGGACTTGTTGCAAGAGTCGTGGGTACGACTGCCAGACCCACGTGAAGAGCACGTGGGTCCCAGCCGCTAAGCGCCGCGAGCGGCAACAGCAGTTAGCGGCGCTTCAGGATCACCAGAACAGAGATGCTTCAAAGAGACCTAGAGATGGCGGTAATAGCAACAACCCTTCCACTTCTTCAGCACTTGTTTGCACTACTCGTTTGCCCTCCACTG GGTTAGAGCTTGAGCAAGGAAATTTTCCATCAATAGTGAACTCTCCTGCAGAGTTCAGGTGCGTGAGGGTTAGTCCCTTGGATGATGTGAACGAACAGTACGCTTATCAAACCGCCGTCAGCATCGGAGGCCATTTGTTCAAAGGGATTCTCTATGACTACGGTCCGGACAGCGAAAATGCTAGCTACTACGGCGGCGAGGGTTCTTCTTCCGCTATTGCTGGAGGTCAGCCCTTGAACCTCATCACCGGCACTGATTCTGCCACCACCGCAACCGCAACCGCCCCGGGTGTGTCGTCTGCAGAGGCTCTTGATGTTGATCCTTCGTCGTTGTACAATCCAGCTCCAATTAACACATACATGGCTGGTAGTAGCGGTACGCAATTCTTCCCTCATCATCCAAGAtcttga